ACCTTCCTGATCATTGTTGAAATAACAATAAACATCCTTTTGTTTCTGGGTACATTTTTTTATCTTATCTGCCCATCTTTGTAATTCATCTTCACCATAGCAGCCTTGATACGACTTATCAGAACCATGCAGGCGAAGGTATATAAAATCAGCTGTTTCAATTTCGGGAGATAAAACTCCAGATAAATTGAAGATACAAAAAGCCATCTTATGGTCTTTTAATAAATTAGAAACAGAATCATTCCACCAGCTTGGT
This region of Atribacterota bacterium genomic DNA includes:
- a CDS encoding DUF72 domain-containing protein; this encodes MDEHRNIWLASSVLDREFLPGRYCQEGYAILFQFPPYWKCDLERLRLFMEELPADKKYVFEFREPSWWNDSVSNLLKDHKMAFCIFNLSGVLSPEIETADFIYLRLHGSDKSYQGCYGEDELQRWADKIKKCTQKQKDVYCYFNNDQEGFAVKNALRLKQILTNIGNFFI